Proteins co-encoded in one Arachis hypogaea cultivar Tifrunner chromosome 11, arahy.Tifrunner.gnm2.J5K5, whole genome shotgun sequence genomic window:
- the LOC112720267 gene encoding transcription factor MYB97-like: MMENINKDAENDANSFTAMRGSMEAGDGCCGDSGGATAAGDEVALKKGPWTAAEDAILVDYVTKHGEGNWNAVQRNTKLARCGKSCRLRWANHLRPNLKKGAFSPEEEKLIIELHAQFGNKWARMAALLPGRTDNEIKNYWNTRVKRRQRQGLPLYSDDPDRPTISSTPTTPITHLGTNFMNNSPTSKFEFLHHQSYLHSPSPHHHHLNHSPLTSPLHRAPSYSPHTFLDATTHSPLSSSSLHSPLSTPISSSPLSFTFHRPAPLLCNPLRFKRYRSTSTVNPTTPTTPTHLSDLDNGFRFPVHLNSSSSFSHFFQNPSLLDPERNMVCSTSPSSFLSKIELPSNQFSLSSQPHQIEPSEFKLDDVEYNNDPNCLNTSNGLVGDILSEAQTMASSHQNLKKRSYFGLNEGHDEVFEGCQSFDDSLYWSSSSGLKPKEEATNLDKSMNEDLSTLLPVMPSTLQCQQNWQHNNTTEVSNNVQSSCLMTDDNFGLDIKPVASLFPLNNATNHDNNNNNTGCYSWDNLSGLC; this comes from the exons ATGATGGAAAATATTAATAAAGATGCAGAGAACGATGCAAACAGTTTCACTGCAATGAGGGGAAGCATGGAAGCAGGTGACGGCTGCTGTGGCGATAGCGGTGGTGCGACGGCTGCGGGAGATGAGGTGGCTTTGAAAAAAGGTCCTTGGACAGCCGCAGAGGATGCAATTTTAGTTGATTACGTAACGAAACACGGTGAAGGGAACTGGAATGCTGTACAAAGAAACACAAAGTTGGCTCGATGTGGAAAGAGTTGTAGGCTAAGATGGGCTAACCATTTGAGACCAAATTTGAAGAAAGGTGCTTTCTCCCctgaagaagaaaagctcatcaTTGAACTCCATGCTCAGTTTGGAAACAAATGGGCTCGAATGGCTGCATTG TTACCTGGAAGAACTGACAACGAAATAAAGAATTATTGGAACACAAGGGTGAAGCGGAGGCAAAGGCAAGGGCTTCCTCTGTACTCAGATGACCCTGATCGTCCGACTATATCAAGCACACCCACGACCCCTATAACTCATCTAGGAACAAACTTCATGAACAATTCTCCCACAAGCAAGTTTGAGTTTCTCCACCACCAAAGTTATCTTCATTCTCCATCTCCACATCACCACCACCTGAACCATTCTCCTTTAACATCACCACTTCACAGAGCTCCGTCTTATTCCCCTCACACATTCTTGGATGCTACTACGCATTCCCCTTTATCCTCGTCATCACTTCACTCACCACTCTCCACTCCCATTTCATCTTCACCTCTCTCCTTCACCTTCCATAGACCTGCACCGTTGTTGTGCAACCCTCTTCGCTTTAAGCGTTACCGTTCAACTTCAACTGTGAATCCAACCACACCAACCACGCCAACCCACTTATCTGATCTTGATAACGGGTTTAGATTTCCAGTTCAtctcaactcttcttcttctttctcccacTTCTTTCAGAACCCATCCTTGTTGGATCCTGAAAGAAACATGGTATGTTCGACTTCTCCTTCTAGTTTCCTAAGCAAGATAGAGCTCCCTTCAAACCAATTTTCATTGTCATCGCAACCGCACCAAATAGAGCCATCAGAGTTTAAACTTGATGATGTTGAGTATAATAATGACCCTAACTGTTTAAATACAAGTAATGGGTTGGTTGGGGATATTCTATCTGAAGCTCAAACCATGGCTTCTAGCCATCAGAATTTAAAAAAGCGAAGCTACTTCGGCTTGAATGAAGGGcacgatgaagtttttgagggtTGCCAAAGCTTTGATGACTCTCTTTATTGGTCTTCTAGTTCAG GACTAAAACCAAAGGAAGAAGCAACAAACTTAGACAAATCCATGAATGAGGACTTGTCAACATTGCTCCCTGTAATGCCTTCAACCTTACAATGCCAACAGAATTGGCAGCATAATAATACAACAGAAGTCTCAAATAATGTCCAATCTTCTTGTCTTATGACAGATGACAATTTTGGACTTGATATAAAGCCTGTAGCTTCATTATTTCCTCTCAACAATGCCACGAaccatgataataataataataacacagGATGTTACTCATGGGACAATTTATCTGGGCTATGTTGA